Proteins co-encoded in one Prescottella sp. R16 genomic window:
- a CDS encoding nucleoside deaminase, translating to MPSPTTLRDDEQLIRAALDAAAAATAGDVPVGAVVFDADGVELARAANAREATGDPTAHAEILALRAAARVLGDGWRLEGATLAVTLEPCTMCAGALVLARVKRVVFGAWEPKTGAAGSLWDVVRDRRLTHRPEVRGGILENECADVLEKFFRTQR from the coding sequence CTGCCCTCCCCGACGACCCTGCGCGACGACGAACAGCTGATCCGGGCCGCCCTCGACGCTGCTGCGGCAGCCACCGCCGGAGACGTCCCCGTCGGGGCCGTCGTGTTCGACGCGGACGGTGTGGAGTTGGCGCGGGCCGCGAACGCCCGCGAGGCCACCGGTGACCCCACCGCCCACGCCGAGATCCTCGCGTTGAGGGCCGCGGCCCGTGTTCTCGGCGACGGCTGGCGTCTCGAGGGCGCCACCCTCGCGGTCACCCTCGAACCGTGCACGATGTGCGCCGGCGCCCTCGTCCTCGCCCGCGTGAAACGCGTCGTGTTCGGGGCCTGGGAACCCAAGACCGGGGCCGCCGGGTCCCTGTGGGACGTCGTCCGCGACCGGCGCCTCACCCACCGCCCCGAAGTGCGCGGCGGCATCCTCGAAAACGAGTGCGCCGACGTCCTCGAAAAATTCTTTCGTACCCAGCGCTGA
- a CDS encoding CsbD family protein produces MGIADKARNKAEDLGGKAKEAAGNATGDKDLENEGKGDQIESAVKDAGEKVKDAASTIKDKLTGNNG; encoded by the coding sequence GTGGGAATCGCAGACAAAGCCCGGAACAAAGCAGAGGATCTCGGCGGCAAAGCCAAGGAAGCCGCCGGGAACGCCACCGGCGACAAGGACCTCGAGAACGAAGGCAAGGGCGACCAGATCGAATCCGCCGTCAAGGATGCGGGCGAAAAGGTCAAGGATGCCGCCTCCACCATCAAGGACAAACTCACCGGAAACAACGGCTGA
- a CDS encoding heme-binding protein, giving the protein MAVRLDSAAARLAADAAVEAARRDGNRVSVAVVDVRGHDLLVVRDDGAAWFTAGVARAKAATAALMGIPTTAYSGLADGYPALADLIDAQTAPSLTTLPGGLPVVVDGEVVGGIGVSGAQPEQDVEYAKAAVAGVVTRAALPHR; this is encoded by the coding sequence ATGGCAGTTCGACTGGATTCGGCGGCGGCACGGCTCGCGGCGGATGCGGCGGTGGAAGCGGCGCGGCGGGACGGGAATCGGGTGAGCGTGGCTGTGGTGGATGTGCGGGGCCACGATCTGCTGGTGGTTCGTGACGACGGTGCGGCGTGGTTCACGGCCGGGGTGGCGCGGGCGAAGGCTGCGACGGCTGCGTTGATGGGGATTCCGACGACGGCGTATTCGGGTCTGGCCGACGGGTATCCGGCGTTGGCCGACCTCATCGACGCGCAGACGGCACCGTCGCTGACGACGTTGCCCGGGGGTTTGCCCGTGGTGGTCGACGGTGAGGTCGTGGGCGGGATCGGTGTCAGTGGTGCTCAGCCGGAACAGGATGTCGAGTACGCGAAGGCGGCGGTCGCCGGTGTGGTGACGCGGGCCGCATTGCCTCATCGATGA
- a CDS encoding Lsr2 family protein yields the protein MAEKVIVELIDDLDGEPIDVGGETISFAVNGVEYTIDLNDKNATEFHRKLDYYIRHAEKVGGRKRPAKPATDAPSTQVIREWAAGNGYAVSTRGRIAADIVKAYTAAH from the coding sequence GTGGCAGAGAAGGTAATTGTCGAGCTCATCGATGATCTTGATGGTGAGCCCATCGACGTCGGCGGTGAAACGATCAGTTTCGCGGTGAACGGTGTCGAGTACACGATCGATCTGAACGACAAGAACGCCACCGAGTTCCATCGGAAGCTGGATTACTACATCCGCCATGCCGAGAAGGTGGGCGGCCGGAAGCGGCCCGCGAAGCCGGCAACGGACGCGCCGAGCACCCAGGTGATCCGTGAGTGGGCCGCAGGCAACGGTTACGCCGTCTCGACTCGCGGCCGTATCGCGGCCGACATCGTCAAGGCGTACACGGCCGCCCACTGA
- a CDS encoding helix-turn-helix domain-containing protein: MVAYLRAHRRRAGLTLEALAESTGLTKSYLSKVERGISTPSIAVALKIARALDADVGQLFSDGLDTDTMTVERHDERLPAADGPGAAVYDPIAARIIGKSMQPFIVHPTTESGSDFMEHPGEEFVFVTEGTVEVSIPDRVITLDQGDSLYFDANTPHRVRSVSPTRASLVVVVYDQDTAPGSPGRRCGPAVKTV; this comes from the coding sequence TTGGTGGCGTACCTCCGGGCACATCGGCGTCGTGCCGGACTGACCCTGGAAGCCCTTGCGGAGAGCACCGGGCTCACCAAGAGCTACCTGTCGAAAGTGGAACGCGGCATCAGCACGCCGTCCATCGCGGTCGCCCTGAAGATCGCGCGAGCCCTCGACGCCGACGTCGGGCAGTTGTTCTCCGACGGCCTCGACACCGACACGATGACGGTGGAGCGCCACGACGAGCGGCTACCGGCGGCCGACGGACCGGGTGCCGCGGTGTACGACCCGATCGCCGCACGGATAATCGGAAAATCGATGCAGCCGTTCATCGTTCATCCGACGACGGAATCCGGTTCGGACTTCATGGAACACCCCGGCGAGGAGTTCGTGTTCGTCACCGAGGGCACCGTCGAGGTGAGCATTCCCGACCGGGTGATCACCCTGGACCAGGGCGACAGCCTCTACTTCGACGCCAACACCCCACACCGGGTGCGCTCGGTGTCACCGACCCGCGCCTCACTGGTGGTCGTCGTCTACGACCAGGACACCGCGCCGGGCTCGCCGGGGCGGCGCTGCGGTCCGGCCGTCAAGACAGTTTGA
- a CDS encoding aldolase yields MATTMNLGKTELMETAKAAMLERVPKQQWTDRQKIALTCRALFDAGHDSGLAGQISARGTTPGTFLTQRLGLGFDEITEGNLLLVDEDLTVLEGDGMANPANRFHSWIYRARPDVNCIVHTHPLHAAALSMLEVPLEVSQMDMAPLYDDCAFLPDWPGVPVGNEEGEIIAGALGDKRAILLAHHGQLVVGSTIEEACSLAHLIERAAQLQLLAMAAGEIKPLPPRLAKEAHDWTLTPRRSEANFGYYARRALRAHPDAIDHP; encoded by the coding sequence ATGGCAACCACGATGAATCTGGGCAAGACCGAACTTATGGAGACCGCGAAGGCAGCGATGCTCGAGCGTGTCCCGAAGCAGCAGTGGACGGACCGGCAGAAGATCGCGCTGACCTGTCGCGCACTGTTCGACGCGGGCCACGACTCCGGGCTGGCCGGGCAGATCTCGGCGCGCGGCACGACTCCGGGCACCTTCCTGACGCAGCGCCTCGGACTCGGCTTCGACGAGATCACCGAGGGCAACCTGCTGCTCGTGGACGAGGACCTCACGGTTCTGGAGGGTGACGGAATGGCCAACCCCGCCAACCGATTCCACAGCTGGATCTATCGCGCACGGCCCGACGTCAACTGCATCGTCCACACCCATCCGCTGCACGCGGCGGCGTTGTCGATGCTCGAGGTGCCGCTCGAGGTGTCGCAGATGGACATGGCGCCGCTGTACGACGACTGTGCGTTCCTCCCGGACTGGCCGGGCGTTCCGGTCGGCAACGAGGAGGGCGAGATCATCGCCGGCGCGCTGGGCGACAAACGGGCCATCCTGCTGGCGCACCACGGTCAGCTCGTCGTCGGATCGACGATCGAGGAGGCGTGTTCGCTCGCGCACCTCATCGAGCGGGCCGCGCAGTTGCAGTTGCTGGCGATGGCCGCCGGTGAGATCAAGCCGCTGCCGCCGCGGCTGGCAAAGGAAGCACACGACTGGACGCTCACACCGCGCCGGAGCGAGGCCAACTTCGGCTACTACGCGCGCAGGGCGCTGCGGGCGCACCCGGACGCGATCGACCATCCCTGA
- a CDS encoding dihydrodipicolinate synthase family protein, which yields MNSSINGIVAYPVTPFQPRDADTVNVEVLHLLIDRMIDAGVDAVAPLGSTGESSYLDHGEWETVAGESVGHVAGRVPTVVGASDLTTAGAVRRARIAESLGATAVMVLPTSYWRLTETELRRHFTAVADAVSIPVMVYNNPATTGIDMTPEFLFELVTTVENITMVKESSGDITRMHRLRELSGGELPFFNGSNPLAQQAFEAGAAGWCTAAPCLIPQQIVEFRRLVVAGERAAAAEHFERIRPFLDSIVSRGLPTTIKSGLRSIGIEAGDPRPPLLPLDEADAVHLRHLIATACG from the coding sequence GTGAACAGCTCGATCAACGGCATCGTCGCCTACCCGGTGACCCCCTTCCAGCCCCGGGACGCGGACACGGTCAACGTCGAGGTCCTGCACCTGCTCATCGATCGGATGATCGACGCGGGTGTGGACGCCGTCGCGCCGCTCGGCAGTACCGGGGAGAGCTCGTACCTCGATCACGGCGAGTGGGAAACCGTGGCGGGCGAATCCGTCGGCCACGTCGCCGGCCGCGTGCCGACCGTCGTCGGCGCGAGTGACCTGACCACGGCCGGCGCCGTCCGGCGTGCCCGCATCGCCGAGAGCCTCGGTGCCACCGCGGTGATGGTGCTGCCGACGTCGTACTGGCGGCTGACCGAGACGGAACTGCGGCGGCACTTCACCGCCGTCGCGGACGCGGTGTCGATTCCGGTGATGGTCTACAACAACCCCGCGACCACCGGCATCGACATGACCCCCGAGTTCCTCTTCGAACTGGTCACGACCGTCGAGAACATCACGATGGTCAAGGAGTCGAGCGGGGACATCACCCGGATGCACCGGCTCCGCGAGCTCAGCGGGGGCGAGTTGCCGTTCTTCAACGGGAGCAATCCGCTCGCACAGCAGGCCTTCGAGGCCGGTGCGGCCGGATGGTGCACGGCCGCACCCTGTCTGATCCCGCAGCAGATCGTCGAATTCCGGCGACTCGTCGTCGCAGGGGAGCGCGCGGCGGCCGCCGAGCACTTCGAGCGGATCCGGCCGTTCCTCGACTCGATCGTCAGCCGGGGGCTGCCGACGACGATCAAGTCGGGTCTGCGCAGCATCGGGATCGAGGCCGGCGACCCGCGGCCGCCGCTGCTGCCCCTCGACGAGGCCGATGCCGTGCACCTGCGCCACCTCATCGCCACGGCCTGCGGGTAG
- a CDS encoding MOSC domain-containing protein, whose protein sequence is MSVVVDDLLVGRIRELPGGGATSGIYKRPVDGPLWLSETGFVGDEQADLRHHGGPEKAVHHYPADHLPFWRGELPGAELGPGAFGENISTTGVTEADVCIGDTFTVGTATVQVSQGRQPCWKLDRRFETRGVSRRMQAVRNTGWYYRVLQPGHVQCGDRLVLIDRPEPEWPVARVLQLLFDRRTGAADEWAAVSGLGTLSPSWRETFAARVGTGTVEDWGSRLGAS, encoded by the coding sequence GTGTCCGTAGTGGTGGACGACCTGCTCGTCGGCCGGATCCGCGAACTTCCCGGTGGCGGCGCCACCAGCGGTATCTACAAGCGGCCGGTGGACGGTCCGCTGTGGCTGTCGGAGACCGGGTTCGTCGGCGACGAGCAGGCCGATCTGCGGCATCACGGCGGCCCGGAGAAGGCCGTCCACCACTATCCGGCTGACCACCTGCCGTTCTGGCGCGGTGAACTTCCCGGTGCGGAGCTCGGGCCGGGGGCATTCGGGGAGAACATCTCCACGACCGGGGTGACGGAAGCCGACGTGTGCATCGGCGACACGTTCACCGTCGGGACCGCGACCGTGCAGGTGTCACAGGGCCGGCAGCCGTGCTGGAAACTCGACCGCCGTTTCGAGACCCGCGGGGTGTCGCGGCGCATGCAGGCCGTCCGCAACACCGGCTGGTACTACCGGGTGCTGCAGCCCGGGCACGTGCAGTGCGGCGACCGCCTCGTCCTGATCGACCGCCCCGAACCCGAGTGGCCCGTCGCCCGCGTCCTGCAGTTGCTGTTCGACCGCCGCACCGGCGCAGCCGACGAGTGGGCCGCGGTGAGCGGCCTCGGGACCCTGTCCCCGAGCTGGCGGGAGACGTTCGCCGCCCGGGTCGGCACGGGGACGGTGGAGGACTGGGGCAGCCGGCTCGGCGCGTCGTAG
- a CDS encoding MarR family winged helix-turn-helix transcriptional regulator, with translation MLTNLFDDDEVSRLRIALGRISRQVDRQTSGGELTKSQFSILTTAVRRGPIRASEMAEIETLNPTMLSRMIGKMETAGLLQRSPHPDDRRAVMVSATPAGIALHTELREKRTRLFAAYLAQLPETKTQDLLAALPALEALGDEMCRARVTARS, from the coding sequence GTGTTGACGAACCTCTTCGACGACGACGAGGTGTCCCGGCTGCGGATCGCGCTCGGGCGCATTTCGCGGCAGGTCGATCGGCAGACGTCGGGCGGTGAGCTGACCAAGTCGCAGTTCTCGATCCTGACGACGGCAGTGCGGCGCGGACCGATCCGTGCCAGCGAGATGGCCGAGATCGAGACGCTCAACCCGACGATGCTGTCGCGGATGATCGGCAAGATGGAGACTGCGGGTCTGCTGCAACGCTCCCCGCACCCCGACGACCGCCGCGCGGTCATGGTGTCGGCGACGCCCGCGGGGATCGCCCTGCACACCGAACTCCGCGAGAAGCGGACCCGACTGTTCGCCGCGTACCTCGCCCAGCTCCCCGAGACGAAGACCCAGGATCTGCTCGCCGCCCTCCCGGCCCTCGAGGCTCTCGGCGACGAGATGTGTCGAGCCCGGGTCACGGCTCGATCATGA
- a CDS encoding MFS transporter, with translation MTAAGALGRQTFAALANRNFRRFISGQAVSLVGTWMQLVAQSWLVLELTGSGTAIGLVVALQTLPVLLLGPYGGVVADRVDKRKLMIGLQSMMGVQALVLGLLTITGTVQLWHVYVLAVLLGLNNCFENPARQSFLLEMVGPQDLRNAVSLQSTLVSASRIVGPAIAGMTIAAGGLGICFLLNAASFVAVVSSLLRLNVAELHPSPPMERARGQLREGLRYVRSNRNLAVPLLMMAFIGCLAFEFQVVLPIVAEQTFDAGSEAYGFMTAAMGIGAVCGGLLVATWGRTGTRVLIVAAAAFGFSMVAAAAAPTLAVALIALVIVGAVSIAFNSTTNSTLQLEAEPQMRGRVMALWATAFQGSTAIGGPIAGWVSQQWGGRAGLMLGAITCLVVALVAWIVIGRGKKITAQTDPITEDPEELTVENPAVSEDPAITEADARSRVA, from the coding sequence ATGACGGCCGCCGGCGCCCTCGGGCGTCAGACCTTCGCGGCACTGGCCAATCGGAACTTCCGGCGCTTCATCAGCGGGCAGGCCGTCTCGCTCGTCGGCACCTGGATGCAGCTCGTCGCGCAGTCCTGGCTGGTCCTCGAGCTCACCGGGTCGGGCACCGCGATCGGCCTGGTCGTCGCCTTGCAGACCCTGCCGGTCCTGCTGCTCGGCCCCTATGGCGGTGTCGTCGCCGACCGCGTCGACAAGCGCAAGCTCATGATCGGGTTGCAGTCGATGATGGGAGTGCAGGCCCTCGTGTTGGGTCTCCTCACGATCACCGGCACCGTGCAGCTCTGGCATGTGTACGTGCTCGCGGTGCTGCTGGGGCTCAACAACTGTTTCGAGAACCCGGCGCGGCAGTCCTTCCTGCTGGAAATGGTCGGTCCGCAAGATCTCCGAAACGCCGTCAGCCTCCAGTCCACACTGGTGAGCGCGTCTCGCATCGTCGGTCCGGCGATCGCGGGTATGACGATCGCCGCGGGTGGACTCGGAATCTGCTTCCTGCTCAACGCCGCCAGTTTCGTCGCGGTGGTGTCGTCGTTGCTGCGGCTGAACGTTGCCGAACTGCACCCGTCGCCGCCGATGGAACGCGCCCGCGGCCAGCTCCGCGAGGGACTGCGCTACGTCCGGAGCAATCGCAATCTCGCTGTGCCGCTGTTGATGATGGCGTTCATCGGTTGTCTCGCATTCGAGTTCCAGGTGGTGCTCCCGATCGTCGCCGAGCAGACCTTCGACGCCGGTTCGGAGGCGTACGGCTTCATGACGGCCGCGATGGGCATCGGAGCGGTGTGCGGCGGACTGCTGGTCGCGACGTGGGGCCGTACCGGCACCCGCGTCCTGATCGTCGCGGCCGCGGCGTTCGGCTTCTCGATGGTCGCGGCGGCCGCTGCGCCCACGCTGGCGGTGGCGCTGATCGCGCTCGTGATCGTCGGCGCCGTCAGCATCGCGTTCAACTCCACCACCAACAGCACCCTGCAGTTGGAGGCCGAACCGCAGATGCGGGGCCGCGTCATGGCGCTGTGGGCGACGGCGTTCCAGGGCTCGACCGCCATCGGCGGCCCGATCGCCGGCTGGGTCAGCCAGCAGTGGGGCGGCCGCGCCGGACTGATGCTGGGCGCGATCACGTGCCTCGTCGTCGCCCTCGTGGCGTGGATCGTGATCGGTCGCGGCAAGAAGATCACCGCGCAGACGGATCCGATCACCGAGGACCCCGAGGAACTCACCGTCGAGAACCCGGCGGTGTCGGAGGATCCCGCGATCACCGAGGCGGACGCGCGCAGCAGAGTGGCTTGA
- a CDS encoding MerR family transcriptional regulator, with protein MSASGTDDLATIGAFARATGLTPSALRFYDDSGLLAPVYIDPATGYRYYSGAQRERASTIRRLRSIDVPLDAVTRILSAEPGEADRLLDEHVRYLRDRADAAAAVAASIKASRPVGEPGTSVVLPVRLFADAVRRVLPAAATDTEFPILTGILIEVGDGAVTLTATDRYRLSTRSLPAAAAGATWSVVVSAGDLAELLTQLAPAAEATVRADTDALLVGVQGREIRCPALDGEYPDYRTMLDALPPSRTRILVRRDDLLAAIEGPAEDTLRLTGTGGTLTVGAADGPSAPLIADVTGPEVALAFRRGNLLSAIVTAVGPDLMLDVAAPDLPVVIRSATDGTLTTLAMPSASDT; from the coding sequence GTGAGTGCATCCGGAACCGACGACCTCGCCACGATCGGCGCCTTTGCCCGGGCCACCGGCCTGACCCCGAGCGCGCTGCGGTTCTACGACGACAGCGGCCTGCTCGCGCCGGTGTACATCGACCCGGCCACCGGCTACCGGTACTACTCCGGTGCCCAGCGCGAGCGGGCGTCGACGATCCGCCGGCTGCGGTCGATCGACGTGCCGCTGGACGCGGTGACCCGGATCCTGTCCGCCGAGCCCGGAGAGGCGGACCGTCTGCTGGACGAACACGTCCGGTATCTCCGGGACCGTGCCGACGCGGCGGCCGCGGTGGCCGCGTCGATCAAGGCGTCCCGGCCGGTGGGGGAGCCCGGAACCTCGGTGGTCCTGCCGGTCCGGCTGTTCGCGGACGCGGTCCGTCGGGTCCTGCCGGCCGCCGCCACCGACACCGAGTTCCCGATCCTCACCGGCATCCTGATCGAGGTGGGCGACGGTGCGGTGACGTTGACCGCGACCGACCGCTACCGGCTGTCGACCCGCAGTCTGCCCGCAGCGGCCGCCGGCGCGACGTGGTCCGTCGTGGTGTCCGCGGGGGATCTCGCGGAGCTTCTCACGCAGCTGGCCCCCGCCGCGGAGGCGACCGTCCGCGCGGACACGGACGCACTGCTGGTCGGGGTCCAGGGCCGCGAGATCCGGTGCCCGGCGCTGGACGGCGAGTACCCCGACTACCGGACGATGCTCGACGCGCTGCCGCCGTCGCGCACCCGGATCCTGGTCCGGCGCGACGACCTGCTCGCGGCGATCGAAGGCCCGGCCGAGGACACCCTCCGCCTCACCGGGACGGGCGGGACGCTGACCGTCGGTGCGGCCGACGGTCCGTCCGCCCCGCTGATCGCCGACGTCACCGGACCCGAAGTGGCCCTGGCCTTCCGGCGCGGAAACCTGCTGTCCGCGATCGTCACCGCCGTCGGACCCGACCTCATGCTCGACGTCGCCGCCCCCGATCTGCCCGTCGTGATCCGGTCCGCGACCGACGGCACCCTCACCACCCTCGCGATGCCCAGCGCATCGGACACCTAG
- a CDS encoding Rrf2 family transcriptional regulator gives MHITARVDCAVRALVELAAASSESSDLVKADAVSAAQSLPYKFLESVFADLRRAGLVTSRRGPDGGFRLARPADDITIADVIRAVEGPLASVRGERPEDVAYDGAAEPLQRVWIAVRVNLRAVLEGVTIAEVAAGALPEFVDELTADPGAWHRRRP, from the coding sequence ATGCACATCACGGCGCGCGTGGACTGCGCGGTGCGCGCCCTCGTCGAACTCGCGGCCGCGTCCTCGGAGTCCTCGGATCTGGTCAAGGCGGATGCGGTGTCGGCCGCGCAGTCGCTCCCGTACAAGTTTCTCGAGTCGGTGTTCGCGGATCTGCGTCGTGCCGGTCTGGTGACCAGTCGGCGCGGTCCGGACGGCGGGTTCCGGCTCGCCCGTCCCGCCGACGACATCACGATCGCCGATGTGATCCGCGCAGTCGAGGGCCCGCTGGCGTCGGTGCGGGGGGAGCGACCGGAGGACGTCGCGTACGACGGTGCGGCCGAACCGTTGCAGCGGGTGTGGATCGCGGTCCGTGTCAATCTGCGCGCGGTCCTCGAGGGGGTCACGATTGCAGAGGTGGCGGCCGGTGCGCTGCCGGAGTTCGTGGACGAGTTGACGGCGGATCCGGGGGCCTGGCACCGCCGCCGACCCTGA
- a CDS encoding TetR/AcrR family transcriptional regulator has product MSELLGLRDRKKAATRIALSEAAARLARERGIDAVTADMIAAEAGVSVRTFHNYFSCKEEAVLHHLEASVYEWAEWLRERPETEPILDSLECVVIRAVTDPAHDIEEMQALAELIDASPTLLAKKLEMHVRITPVLADVIAERTGTDGATDLYPNLLHMVVGAACKASLDLWASGRTSAANPEEVVRQAFDQLRHGLVLPVR; this is encoded by the coding sequence GTGAGTGAACTCCTCGGGCTGCGGGACCGGAAGAAGGCCGCGACGCGCATCGCGCTCAGTGAGGCCGCTGCCCGTCTCGCGCGTGAACGCGGCATCGACGCCGTCACCGCCGACATGATCGCCGCCGAGGCGGGCGTGTCGGTCCGCACGTTCCACAACTACTTCTCCTGCAAGGAGGAGGCCGTTCTGCACCATCTCGAGGCGTCGGTCTACGAGTGGGCGGAATGGCTGCGGGAGCGGCCCGAAACCGAGCCGATCCTCGATTCCCTCGAGTGTGTCGTGATCCGGGCGGTCACCGATCCGGCCCACGACATCGAGGAGATGCAGGCGCTCGCCGAACTCATCGACGCCAGCCCCACCCTGTTGGCGAAGAAACTCGAGATGCATGTGCGGATCACCCCGGTACTCGCGGACGTCATCGCGGAGCGCACCGGGACCGACGGTGCCACCGATCTGTATCCCAACCTGCTGCACATGGTCGTCGGTGCCGCCTGCAAGGCGTCGCTGGACCTGTGGGCGAGCGGCCGAACCTCGGCCGCGAATCCC